A portion of the Geomonas ferrireducens genome contains these proteins:
- the rplA gene encoding 50S ribosomal protein L1 — protein sequence MSMTKKAKEARAKVDRTKTYPLSEGLELVKGAAYAKFDETVDLVVKLGVDPRHADQMVRGAVVLPNGLGKDVRVLVFAKGEKEKEAREAGADFVGADDLVAKIQEGWFEFDTAIATPDMMGVVGKIGKLLGPRGLMPNPKVGTVTFDVARAVKESKSGKVEFRVEKAGIIHAPVGKVSFTAETLKQNVSALVEALQKAKPAAAKGTYMKKISVSSTMGPGVNIDLADISAILK from the coding sequence CCCTGTCCGAGGGTCTTGAGCTGGTTAAAGGCGCGGCTTACGCGAAGTTCGACGAAACCGTCGACCTGGTTGTGAAGCTGGGTGTCGATCCCCGTCACGCCGACCAGATGGTGCGCGGCGCCGTGGTGCTCCCCAACGGTCTGGGCAAGGACGTACGCGTCCTCGTGTTCGCCAAGGGCGAGAAGGAGAAGGAGGCCCGCGAGGCCGGTGCCGATTTCGTGGGCGCCGATGACCTGGTCGCCAAGATCCAGGAAGGGTGGTTCGAATTCGACACCGCCATCGCAACCCCGGACATGATGGGCGTGGTCGGCAAGATCGGTAAGCTCCTCGGTCCCCGCGGCCTGATGCCGAACCCGAAAGTCGGCACCGTCACCTTCGACGTGGCTCGCGCCGTGAAGGAGTCCAAGTCCGGTAAGGTCGAGTTCCGCGTCGAGAAGGCCGGTATCATCCATGCCCCGGTAGGGAAGGTTTCCTTCACCGCCGAGACCCTTAAGCAGAACGTTTCAGCCCTGGTGGAAGCCCTCCAGAAGGCGAAGCCGGCTGCCGCCAAGGGTACCTACATGAAGAAGATCTCCGTATCTTCCACCATGGGCCCGGGCGTGAACATCGATCTCGCTGACATCAGCGCGATCTTGAAATAA